One Bacteroidota bacterium DNA segment encodes these proteins:
- a CDS encoding bifunctional 5,10-methylenetetrahydrofolate dehydrogenase/5,10-methenyltetrahydrofolate cyclohydrolase: MKILDGKNLSEIIKDNLKKEVDKLIENGIKPPHLIAIIVGEDRASQTYVRSKIKACEAIGYKSSTITFENTITEKQLINKVNELNEDDDVDGFIVQLPLPNHISVDKVIESINPEKDVDGFHPMNIGKMVKNIPTLLPATPKGILEIFKHYNIETSGKNCVVVGRSQIVGTPMSILLGRKNSLGNATVTMVHSRTKNIKEICKSADIIIAAIGKARFITEEMVKKGAVIIDVGINAIDDPTKKKGYRLVGDVDFENVADKCSYITPVPKGVGPMTIAALLQNTLIATKNRRKF; this comes from the coding sequence ATGAAAATATTAGATGGTAAAAACTTATCGGAAATTATAAAAGATAATTTAAAAAAAGAAGTTGATAAACTCATAGAAAACGGCATAAAACCACCGCATTTGATAGCAATAATTGTTGGTGAAGACAGAGCAAGCCAAACCTATGTGAGAAGTAAAATAAAAGCATGTGAAGCAATTGGCTATAAATCATCAACAATAACCTTCGAAAATACCATAACGGAAAAACAACTAATAAATAAAGTTAATGAACTTAATGAAGATGATGATGTTGATGGTTTTATAGTCCAGCTCCCTCTCCCCAATCATATTTCTGTTGATAAAGTAATTGAAAGTATAAATCCAGAGAAAGATGTTGATGGTTTTCATCCTATGAATATTGGTAAAATGGTAAAAAATATTCCAACTCTCTTACCTGCAACCCCTAAGGGTATTTTAGAAATTTTTAAACACTACAATATTGAAACATCAGGAAAAAATTGTGTTGTAGTTGGAAGAAGCCAGATAGTAGGAACACCAATGAGTATATTACTTGGTCGTAAGAATTCACTCGGTAATGCTACTGTTACAATGGTTCACAGTAGAACAAAAAATATAAAGGAGATTTGTAAATCAGCAGATATTATTATTGCTGCAATAGGTAAAGCAAGATTTATTACTGAAGAAATGGTAAAAAAAGGAGCTGTAATTATTGATGTTGGGATAAATGCCATTGATGATCCAACAAAAAAGAAAGGATACCGCTTAGTAGGTGATGTTGATTTTGAAAATGTTGCCGATAAATGTTCATACATCACTCCTGTACCAAAAGGTGTTGGTCCAATGACAATTGCCGCATTGCTTCAAAATACTTTAATTGCTACCAAAAATAGAAGAAAATTTTGA
- a CDS encoding 7-carboxy-7-deazaguanine synthase QueE: MKNNSILKIPEIPKGQVLINETFCSLQGEGYYSGKAAFFIRFAGCDIGCIWCDSKDTWSVENSRFTEIKEIVKEVKKYKTDIIVITGGEPLIYDLKELTDALKKTSKEIHVETSGAYPLSVDFDWLTVSPKKNMKIIESTCYHADELKIVVFESSDIEFAKSLEDKVKRNCKLFLQPEWGNQKNILPEIIDFIKNNPQWQLSLQTHKYIDIP, from the coding sequence ATGAAAAATAATTCAATATTAAAAATACCGGAAATTCCAAAAGGACAAGTTCTGATAAATGAAACCTTTTGTTCCTTACAAGGTGAAGGATATTATTCAGGAAAAGCAGCTTTCTTTATTCGTTTTGCAGGCTGTGATATTGGATGTATCTGGTGTGATTCTAAAGATACTTGGTCGGTTGAAAATTCCAGATTTACAGAAATAAAAGAAATTGTAAAGGAAGTAAAAAAATACAAAACCGATATTATTGTAATTACAGGAGGTGAGCCATTAATTTATGATCTCAAAGAACTTACAGATGCATTAAAAAAAACATCAAAGGAAATACATGTTGAAACATCAGGAGCTTATCCCTTAAGTGTTGATTTTGATTGGCTAACTGTTTCTCCCAAAAAAAATATGAAAATAATAGAATCCACTTGCTACCATGCAGACGAATTAAAAATTGTTGTTTTTGAAAGTTCCGATATAGAATTTGCAAAAAGTCTTGAAGATAAAGTGAAAAGAAATTGTAAACTATTTCTTCAACCTGAATGGGGAAATCAAAAAAATATATTGCCTGAAATTATTGATTTTATTAAAAATAATCCGCAATGGCAACTATCACTTCAAACTCATAAGTACATTGATATTCCTTAA
- a CDS encoding glycosyltransferase, whose translation MKFLFTGKYNSKYNRNRIVLKGLKQIGHEVIEFPFSKKTNEIKHKLKKLSSEVDYIFLPNFSHKYVSFVKKNTDKALIFDPLVSKYMTNVFDFKRYPKFSYGALKHFNRDKKSFKLADILLADTYEHKKYFINTFKIPEDKVKILPIGIDSEIFFPLENERKDNDFVVGYVGGYIPLHGMHHIIEAIRIIENRDEKNIKFHFIGTGHDFEKSKRLIKKYNLKSIKITNWVEEEKLNEYIKDFNICLGIFGDSIKTDVVIPNKIYEYSATKKCTISKHTKAMQEIFTNNKDIVLSDNNAESIANKIIELKNNPLKIQEIAENTYQLIIQNYSEKHIAKMLIEKLK comes from the coding sequence ATGAAATTTCTCTTTACAGGAAAATACAACAGTAAGTATAACAGAAACAGAATAGTTCTCAAAGGATTAAAACAAATTGGTCATGAAGTAATTGAGTTTCCTTTTTCAAAAAAAACCAATGAGATAAAACATAAACTCAAAAAGTTATCCTCAGAAGTAGATTATATATTTTTACCGAATTTTAGCCATAAGTATGTGAGTTTTGTAAAAAAAAATACTGATAAAGCATTGATATTTGACCCTTTAGTATCAAAATATATGACCAATGTTTTTGATTTCAAACGCTATCCGAAATTTTCTTACGGAGCATTAAAGCATTTTAATCGTGATAAAAAATCTTTTAAACTTGCTGATATTTTGCTTGCTGATACTTACGAGCATAAAAAATATTTTATAAATACTTTTAAAATTCCTGAAGACAAAGTCAAGATTTTACCAATAGGAATTGATTCTGAAATATTTTTTCCTCTTGAAAATGAAAGAAAAGATAATGATTTTGTTGTAGGCTATGTTGGTGGATATATTCCTTTACATGGTATGCATCACATAATTGAAGCAATAAGAATTATTGAAAACAGAGATGAAAAGAATATCAAATTTCATTTTATAGGGACAGGTCATGATTTTGAAAAATCAAAAAGACTAATAAAAAAATATAATCTTAAAAGCATAAAAATTACAAATTGGGTTGAAGAAGAAAAGCTAAATGAATATATTAAAGATTTTAACATTTGTCTTGGAATTTTTGGTGATTCGATAAAAACCGATGTTGTTATTCCCAATAAAATTTATGAATATTCAGCTACAAAAAAATGTACAATTAGCAAACACACAAAGGCAATGCAAGAAATATTTACCAATAATAAAGATATAGTACTTAGCGACAATAATGCTGAAAGCATTGCTAACAAAATAATTGAGTTAAAAAACAATCCATTAAAAATACAGGAAATTGCAGAAAACACCTATCAACTTATAATTCAAAATTATTCAGAAAAACATATTGCCAAAATGCTTATTGAAAAATTGAAATAA